The Flavobacterium faecale genomic sequence AGTTGTAGCGTAAGTATTCAGTATTGTCATTGTATAAGTACCCTTGGCTTGAAAAACCATCTCCATTAACTGGGTTTAAATATTGAAAACCTTTGTTGATTGAATTATCAATACTTCCCTGCATTCTAAATTCTAAGTCTGGTGTAATTTTTGCGCTTGCAAATGCACTAGCTAAGATTCTAGTTATTTTAGATGAATATTTATTTTTGTCTAATATATACACAATATTAGGTAGGTTGTTTGCAATTGGTATAATGTTATCTGCTTGTCCAACTCTGTTATTTACTAAATCTAGATTGTATCCAATTGCATTGGCAGCATCATAAATAGGTGTGTTTGGTAGCATTTTTGTTGCTGCGTATATACTTCCAGATAATGCATTACCAGTTGTTCCTCCAGTATTTAATCCGTTGTATTCAGTTTTGGTAAGTCCAATGTTTGTTCCAATAGTTAACCATTTTGTTACATTGGCATCCACATTTGTTCTTACAGTATATCGCTTCATATCATTAGCTGTTGCGATACCTTCCAAATCGCTAGCTCCAAGAGATACATAAAATCTACCTTTATCAGTACCACCACTCATAGACAATGTATTATTTACTTGTGCAGCATTACTTTTTAAGGTTGCTTTTTGCCAATCAGTATTATAAGTACTACCTGCGGCATAGTTTCCTTTTTCTTTCGAAATCGTTAAGAAGTCTGGTGTTTGTAGTAAATCATATAATTTTACAGCATTTGAAAAACCGTAAGAATTATTGAAACTAGTTTTTATTGAACCTTTTTTACCGCTTTTAGTAGTAATCAATACCACTCCATTTGCAGCTCTCGAGCCATAAATTGCAGTAGCTGCTCCATCTTTTAAGATTTCGTACGATTCAATATCGTTTGGATTGATGTCTCCCAGTCCATTTGTAGAAGCCACCCCTCCCGTGTCTCCAGTTACAATAGGCACACCATCTACAATTATCAAAGGATATGTTCCACCTGTAATAGAAGCAACTCCTCTAATTCTGAATATAGGTGCAGCACCTAATATTCCAGAGTTTGTTACCACTTGTACACCCGCAGCACGACCTGCAAGTTGAGACTCGAAACTCGCAGTAACTAAGTTGTCTAAATCTCTACCTTTAATAGAAGATTGTGATCCCGTTATTTCTCTTTTTTTCTGTGAACCGTATCCAATCAGTACAACTTCATCAAGTTGCTCTGTTGTAGATTCCATTTTAATGTTCAGCTTTGTTGCTGTAGCCTTAACTTCTTGAGTTTTGTTTCCAATAAAGCTAAAGATCAAAACCTGATTTGGCGCTGCCTTGATAGAATACTTTCCATCAATATCAGTCTGTGTTCCAATTTGTGTTCCTTTAATTAACACACTTACCCCTGGGAAAGGTAAACCTGTGTTTTCTGAAACGACTCCCGAAACAATTCTTCCTTGCGCAAATGATAATTGCGTCACAAGTACTAGCATAAGTACTAAGATTCCATGTAAATTTAGCTTCATTTTAATTCGTTTTAAATTAGCATTCGAATGTCTTAATAATTTGTTAATAATACTAGCGTGTTTTTTAAGTATTTTTTGCTTAAGTGATTTAAAATGGATTTTTATTAATTCTATATTTTTTCTAGATTTTTTATTCAGTTTCAAATTTTAAAGGGTAAAATAAAACAGTATTCTTATTGTTTTAACACAATAATTATTGGTTATGATTATCTATTTGTTTTTTAAGTAGTAAATTGATTATGTATTAATAATCGGTGTAAGATCTAGTCCGATTTAAAAAGCGTCTTTAAATTATAATTCTACTTTTTCCTAGAAAAAAAGTGATTTTATTTGGACCATAATTAGATTGCCTTTGCTAGGTTTTGTTTAACAAAAGTTATAGATACTATGTCTATTTCAAGGGTGTAAGGGTATTGATAAGTTCTGGTTTCTGAGATCAAAAAAGGCTAATTATGTTTATAAATCATATACCTCAATACTTTTAATTTAACTGTTCTTAAGCTAAATATGAACAATCTTAAAGTAGGGGAGTAACGGAAGGTTATTGTTGTAAATATGTCTAGAAAACGGTACATTTAAGTGTTAAATCGGGATAGGTAAAACTATTAAACTAGTAGAACGGGGAAGTACTTATGTTTATTAAAGAGTCATCTAGTTTGGTCTAAATGTTACACATTTGCAACATTGGGATTTATATATTTTAGACGAAAAAAATCTGTAAGCTTTGATTTTATATTTCAATAAAAAAACGAACCAAAGCCCAAGCTCTAATTCGTTTTATATTATATTTATATCCCTAGGAAAATAAGCCCTTGTCGGGAAGAATAGTCTGATTTATTGTCTTTGTCTTACAGCTTCGTATAAAAAGGCACCGCAAGCGACAGAAACATTTAATGAACCAATTGTTCCAAACATAGGTAACTTTGCTTTCTCATCAACTATTTTTAGAACGGATGGGTTTACACCTCGATCTTCTGATCCCATGATTATTGCTACGCCTTCGGTTAATGATATCTCAAAAATGTTTTTATCTGTTTTTTCAGTAGCAGCAACGGTTTTGATTCCGCTAGCTTGCAATAAGAAGATGGCATCTTTAATATGTTCTACTTTACAAATCGGAATATTAAAAACGGCACCTGCTGATGTTTTAACAGTGTCTCCATTTACAGGAGCAGAACCTGATTTTTGTACAATGATTCCATTTACACCTGTACACTCTGCAGTACGGATAATAGCGCCAAAATTACGAGCATCTGATATTTGATCCAGAATTAAAAACAAAGGTGCTTTTCCATTTTCTAGTACTGTCTCAATCAAAGTTTCAAGGTCAAAAAATGAAATAGGAGATACACTAGCAACGGCACCTTGGTGGTTGTTTGGGGTAAGTCGGTTTAGCTTTTCAACAGGAACATATGAGAAGTTAATGTTGCCTCGTTTCAAAACTTTCATTAAGTCTTTCATTAGCTCACCAGAAGCTTCTTTTTGAATGTATACTTTATCAACTGTTGCACCTGCTTGAATTGCTTCAATTATTGCTCTTATTCCAAATATTTGATGTTCTTTTTCCATGATGCAAATATATAAAAAAAACCATCAGCAGTAGCTGATGGTTTTTAAAAATTAGAAGTTTAATAGACTAATATTCGTCTTCTAAGAATCCTGTTCTTTTAACTCCCGTAAATGTTAAAACATCACTTGGAGCGTAGCTAAAAGTAGCCTTGAATGAAATTTTGTCAACTGCTTTACCTGATTTTGATAATCCAGCTCCTTTTTCAAACTTTCCATCTGTAATGGTTACAGTACTTCCTGGATCGTTCAAATTAGCTTGTGAGGGAGCGGAAAATGTTCCGTTTTCAAGATTTACTGTAATTTTAGACATCAAATACCATCCTACGGGCTTGTTTTTTGGTTTGTCTGTCCAATCATCTACCCACATGGTATTATCATTTGCGGCTGTATTATATGTTGCATGTAAAGCATGGTCTACTTGTACTTTTCCTGCGGCATCGGTTATGGTTATAAACCAATCGCCAGCATATGCTTCAGTTGTTGTTCCTCCTGCATCAGGATTCCCGCCTTCATCACATGACGTGAATGATGCAAAGATTAGAAGTCCAAAAAGGAGTTTTATGATGTTATTTTTTAATATTTTCATTTTTACGATATTAAAGTTGAACTTGTGTTAATGTTGCCAAGAAGTTGTAAGTAGTGTCACCTGTAACCCAAGTTGTGGTCATTACTAACTGCTTAGTAGTAGGATTAACTGTTAATCCTGTTATTTTTACAGTACCTCCAAAGTATGCATTAGAATGTGTTCCTGGGAAGGTAAAGTTATTTGTTGGAATGTCAACAGCGTTGATGATTCCACCAGGAGACTCACTGTGAGCAATTGCTCTACCAAATTCATACCATCCTCCAAAAGAGTCGGATATTTGGTAAGTTCCATCAGCTTTTTTCCAGATATAGATGTATTTAATATCTATGTAACTGTCTCCTCCATTGACTCCATTTCTCAAAATAGTACTAGTGTAAACACCTTCTATACTATTTACTAAGTTTCCAGTTTTGTATATTATAACTTTTCTAGACCCTTTACCTACAAATCCGTCAACATTAGTTGCGCTGTAAGTCACTTCATATTCATCAATTTTTGATGTGTCAAGTGTTGTTGTGCCTCTGTATTTTCCTACTGCTGTAGTTATAGTAGGAACAATAGTTGCTCCAGCTTTCGCGACAGCACCTGGTTCTACGTACGTTGTACCTTGTTCTACAAAATATGGATTAGCTCCTGAAATTGTAAATACAGGAAAGTACGTAATTGCCGACAGATTCTCTGTTTCTACATTAGTACAAGCTGTAAAGAGAGAGCTTGCAATAAAGATAGCGATGATTAATTTTCTCATAATGTTAATATTTTATTTCCACCAAATGGCAGTAGTTATTGGTAAAAGTGTAGGTACGTTTGGATTCGCATTTCTTTCCGTTAGCGGGTAGGCTAATCTTTGCGGGAATTTGCCATCTGTAGCACCATTTAAAGAATATACAAATTGTCCTGGTACGTAACTAGCATTTGTTTGGTAAACTGCTGATGTTTTAGGATAACCTGTTCTGTTTTTTTCAAAAAACGCTTCGTAACCATTTCCTGGGAAACTAGCAACCCATTTCTGAGTGATGATAGCTTCAATTTTTTGTTCAAGTGTGCCTGCATTAGGGAACTCATAAGCTCCTGCTAATAACGCAGTAGGAGTTACTGCTTTCTCTGCTATTTTGTAACGTGCAAAATTTGCTTGAACACCTGCGTCGTATAGTGCTTTTGCACCGGTTCCAGCATTGTATCTTACCATAGCTTCTGCTTGCAAAAAGTAACTTTCTTCTGTACTCATTAAAAAAGCAGGGGTAGAGGCGCTTAAATTTACAATTGCAATTGTTCCAGCTCCAACGGTACTGCTATAGTCTCCTTGGTTTAAGGAATTTCCCTCCAAGTAATAAGATGCTTTTCTAGCGTCAGCATTAAGGTCAAGATATGAAGCTAAAGTAGTACTCATTCTCAAATTTGTTGCAACATTTAATTTTCTGTTGTTGAATTCGAATAATGGATTACTTTGGTTTACTTCATCTTTAAATTGATTCATTCCGGCATCTTCAGTCAAAAACTGAGTTCCTGCCGTAATCATTGCAGTTATACCAGCACTAGCAATTGCAGATCTTGAGCTATTTGATTGTCTCATAAATACTTTAAGTTTTAAAGTATTGGCAAACTTAGTCCACTTTGTCATGTTACCAGCAAAGATTAGATCATCTTTTGAAGGTGCAATACCTTTTGAAGTTGATAAATCCTTAGAAAGTGCCAAGTTTAAATCTTCAATCATAAAGGTGTAAACTTCTTCTCCGGTATTGAATTTTGGAGTTAAATTGGAGATGTCGTTAGCTTCTTTGTATGGGATTGATCCATAAAAGTCAGTAAGAACTTGTGAAGCTTGTACTTCGAGTACTGTTGCAATCAAATAGTAATTCCAATTTTCTTGAGCTAATGCATTTCTTTTAATGTTTCTAATGTCACCTAAGGCATCATACATAGCATCCCAAGCATAGTTGTAATCGGAAGTTCCAATACTGTAATTGTCTACGTTTTTGAACTGATTCGCTGAATTACTTTGTGTCCAGTACTGTGACCACATACCACCAATGATGGCTAGAGATGCTCCTTCAGGTCCTATGATTCCAGTAATACCTGCTGGTAATTGAGCAGATAAAGGTGCGCTTGCTGGATTTAATGAATCCGGATCGCTATTAATGTCTAAGTCGGTATTACAAGCAGTAAATGTTGCTGCAATGACTAATATTGTTGATATGAATTTTTTCATTGTCTTTCTTTTTAAAATGTTAATTTAATGCTAGCACCATAACTTCTTTGTGAAGGGTTACCACCAAATTCACCTTGCTCACTTAACAATCCTGTTCCAAAAGTAGATAATTCAGGATCAACATAAGGGTTGTCTTTAGGAGTCCATAGCGCTAAGTTTTTACCATAAAGGCTAAAGCTAGCTCTGCTTAATCCTAATCTTTTCACTAATGATGAGTCAAATGTATATGTTAATGATACATCTCTTAGTCTTACAAAAGTTTTGTCGATAACATGTGATTGCTCAATTCCGGGGTTATTACTTGTGTTATAAAAATCGGTAACACTTGTAAATCCAACAGGTTTAGTGTTTTCAGTATAACCTGTTACTACTCCAGTTGCGTTTACAACTTCGTTAACAGAGTTTGGTACGATAAAAGTATTTCTTCCGTTGTAGGTAGTCTCTATACCGTTACCTGTAAAGTTAGAAAGTCTTTTTGTGTAAGAATACATTTTACCACCTTGTTTCCAGTCAAGCCCCATTGCTAATGCTAAATTTTTATATGTAAATACGTTTTTTAAACCCATTACAAATTTTCTTTGTGCATTTCCAATATTTTGTTCATCGTTTGTTACTTTGTAGAAACCTGTTGTAGCATCTACAACATATTGACCTTGCTCATTGACAACAGGCACTTTTGCAGAGAATACACCTAAAGGTTGCCCTTTAACAGCGTTAAATGTTACACCATAATTACTGGCTAAGTTGATTTTATCTAAACCACCAGCTATAGAAAGTACTTCACCTTCATTTTTGGTAAATGTTGTTGTGATATCCCATTTGAAATCTTTTGTTTTTACTGGTATAACATTCAATAATAATTCAACTCCTCTGTTACGTACATCTAAGATATTCGCTGTTTGACTCGTGTATCCACTTGAAGTAGGAAGTGGTCTACTGAATAGTAGGTCATTTGTAGTTCTACTGTAGAATGATCCGTCAAGGAATACTCTTTTGTTGAATAAACTAGTTTCAAAACCAAATTCAATTTCATTTGTTCTCTCTGGAACTAATTGGTTATTACCTAAATTAGATGCAGCTTCATATCCATTAACTCCTCCAATTGGTAAGAAGATATTTCCAAAACCTAAAGATGAATTTCCTTGAATTAAAGAGGATTGCGTTTTATAAACGTCTGTATCCTTACCAATTTCTGCATAGGAAGCTCTTAGTTTTAAGAAATAATCTTGTTGATCCAACACAATAGCACTTAAGGCTGCTGAAGAATAGAAGTATGAGTTGTTTCCTTGAGGCAAAGTAGAAGACCAGTCATTTCTAGCAGTAACAGTTAAGAAATAACGATTTTTGTATGCTGTTTCGATAGACCCAAACGCACCAAAACTTTTTCTAAAAGAGTTTTGCTGAGTAACTTGTGGTTTTACTGATGAGTTGGATAACTCGTAAAATCCAGGAATGTCAAGATTTGTAATTGTCGCTTGCAATAAGCTTGCTTTTCTCTGATTTGCATTGAATCCAACAAAAGATGTAATGTTGATGTCATCGTTGATAGTAGTATTGTAACTCAAGATTGTATTAGAGTCAAATTGTACATTTTCTCTTGTGTTTTCGGTTACACCTCCCACAGTTGGGATAGTGGCAGCATTTGCTTGTGCAGAACCAGGAGTATAGTTAATTATGGCACCATAAGATTTTAATTTTTCAACTCCGTAATCACCACCTAATTGATGGCTTAAAGATAATTTTTCGTTGAATTTATAATCAATGCTTACGTTACCATATACTCTATTTCCGTCAATTTTAGTTGAGTTTTCACTTACTGTAAAGTAAGGATTAGAAGCGTAAGGAGTTAAAAAGTTATCATTTGTAGCATAAGGATTATTGATGTAATCTTTTTGATCTACAACACTTATATCTCTAGGTATTTGTAATAACTCTTGCATTACGGTGTTACCTTGTCCTGATGCTGAACCTTGACCTGTATTCACAACGTTTTGATCTTTCTTAACGTAATTTATACTAGTTCTTACACTTAATTTTTTACCATTAACACCAGCGTTGATTCCTACTGTTCTTCTTAAGTAAGCATCTGCATCTGTAGGTATGATACCGTCAGAATTAACATCTGTATAGTTAATAGAGAAGTTTGAATTTTCTCCACCACCACTCAAACGTACACTATTTGTAAAAGTATGACCGATTGTAAAAAAGTCTTTGATGTTGTTCTCTTGTGCAACATAAGGCTTGATTTGTTGACCGCTGTCAATAACTGCCCCATGTAGTCTTATTTCACCATTGTATGCTGGTCCCCAAGAACCATTTTCATTACTAGCTGTATTAGTTGAATTTGACCAACTTGACCATGATTTCCCAGCCCAACCTTGACCATATCCATTTTGTAAATGAGGTACTCTAGCTACTTCGGAAAAATCACTTGAGCTACTTAACTCAACAGTAAGTTTTTGATTGTTTTTACCAGATTTGGTAGTAATGATGATTACACCATTTGACGCTCTAGACCCGTAAAGTGCTGATGCAGCTGCACCTTTAAGTACAGTCATGCTTTCGATGTTGTTCGGGTCAACATCTCCTATTCCTGTTCCTGCATCATAAGTTCTTGTAGCACTTGTTTCAGATGAACTAGAAGTGGTATTGTTGATAGGTGTACCATCAATAACGTAAAGAGGGCTACTGTTTGATAACGAGTTAAAACCTCTAATAACCACCTTAGATGATGCTCCAACTTGTGCTGGGGCTGTAATATCAACACCGGCAATTTTTCCAGATAATGATTCAAAAACGTTTGTGTTGTTTACTTCGGTAAGTTCTTTACCTGTAACAATAGACGTTCCAGCGGCTAAAGCTCTTTTTTGCTTTTTGATACCAAAGGCAGTTACTACTGCTCCTTCAAGTTGTACTGCTGTACTAACTAATTTGGCATTGATCGTAGCTGAACTTGCAGTCACTTCTTTAGTTTCCATTCCGATATAACTAAAGATGATAACTTGTTTTGGTGTTGCTTTAATGGAATATTTTCCGTCAAAATTTGTTTGCGTACCAGTTTTTGTTCCTTTTACGAGAATACTTACACCTGGTAAGGGTAAGCCTGTGTCGTCAGAAACAACTCCTGAAACAACTCTTTCTTGCGCAATGATAAATTGCGTTGTTAGTACTAAGAAAAGTACTAAGATTCTACTGAATTTTAGTTTCATTTTAATAAATTTTGAATTAGTGTTACAAACATCTTAATTAAATGTTAAGTTTCCTAATACTTTAGCCTCTAATCTTATGCTTGCATATGACTTTTAGGATTTAAACATAAATTTATGATAATGTTGAAAATAATTCTTTTTTTTAGCAATTTAGAAGGTAATATTGTAATTGGCAGTAATGAAAGTGTTGTTTAAACTACTTTTTTGATTTTTCTGTGTTCCGTTCGCAAAAGATAGTTTTAGTAGTCCGCTTTGTGTTTGTATGCCTAATCCGAATCCAATTCCGCCTATTTTTTCAATTTTAGTAGTTGTCGAAAAGGGATCATTGTATAAGCAATAGTCCAAGATAGAATGGATGTAGAGTGTTGGTGACAGCAGGTATCTGTACTCAGTTGCCAATGATGTCATCGCTTTTGCTTGTAAGCTGTTCTCTGTAAATCCTCGTACAGATGTTGTTCCTCCAAAGCGATATAGTTCATTGGTTAAGTAATTGTTGCTATTTAACAAAAAACTTTGTGAATATAAATAAATGTAATTGTTATTATTTAAAGTGAAATTATGGGTAGCTTGAACATTGATGTAAAATTGCTTAGTTTCTTCGGTAGTGTCAAGTGCGGAGAAATTGGTTCTTTTTCCTATTCCGGTATTAATTTTAATAATAGTAATTTCTGGAAACATTATATTAGTATGCTTGTATTTTGAATATTCGTAACTCGGGCAAAAAAAAGAATTTTTGTAGTTAGACAAGTTGGAAATATTTAATTGCTGGATGTCTGTCGACTCGGTGAATTGTAGTCCAAGGTACAGACGGCTGTTGTAATTTAATAAGTAGCCAACGTCAATTGCTGTTTTTGTGTTTTGGAAAATACTGTCTTGTTTGAATATGTTTATTTGTCCTTTTATGCCAACATTTGAATTAAATATATAAGGTATGTCAATATTAGTTCTGAATGTTTTTTGATTCTCACCATTGCTTTTCCAAAATATACTTATTTCTTCTCCAGCTTTTAATGTGTTTTCGAGTAATACATCCAGATACCCATTTAGTTTTAATTTATTAGTTTGATCGGTAGTGAAACCTATGTAACCGTCAAAGGTGTTTGAATTTCTTTTTTCTAAATATAAATAAACTTTCGTGCTGTCCTTCAAGAGTAATGCTTCGGGGTACTTTATTTGACTAACAAAACGATATTTCTCAATCTCATTATTTATCTGTTCGATAGTATTCTTGTTGAAAATACTGTTTTTAAATCTTTTTGCTAATTGCCTGAGGTGGCCTTTTGGTAGTAAATCTGCTTTGTTGTTGGTTGAAGATTGTGCAATGATTTGGTCGACGGTTCTGTTTTTGCCCTCATTATATAATAACTGAGCGCTAATTATGTTCGTTTTGTATTCTATGTTTTGTAATTGTACGGTTGCTAGAGGGTACCCGTTTTGTTCTGCCTTTGATAATGTCGAGGAGAGGAAGTTGTTTACTTCTGGGTAAGATAGTTTGATTGTATCGTTCTTTGTTTTATTTAATAGGAGTTGCAGACTTTTGTTGTTTCCTATATATAGGTAGGCTTGTTTGATTTGGTTCTTAAGTGATATAGTTGTGGAGTAGGTGGAGTCATTTAGTTTTTTTATTGGTTCGAATGTGTTATTGATGTATCCTAGCTCTGTAATAATTTTAGAAGTCCTTGTGAGTTCCGTCTGAATAGATTTTAAGTTCGAATGTTTTATTTGGTAAAAGATTGAATCTATTGTTTGGTTTTCTTTGATGCTTTTGCTTTTCAGTTGTAAATAAAAGGTTTGGGCTGATAAATAAGAGCCTGCAAAGAGTAGGAGGTATATGGTTATGATTTGCTTCAAGAAAATATATTTTTTATAAAAGTACTGTAAATATTAATTTTTTCAACGGAATTTGAAATATTGAAATAATCTTATTGAAAATTAATGGGTTAACGTTTGTGGAGTTAAATTTATTTCATACATTTGCAACCCCGTAAAAAGCGGGAATTAAAATTACATAATAAAATTTTAGTATTAATTATGCCAACAATTCAACAATTAGTAAGAACAGGAAGAACTCAGATAACTAAGAAGAGTAAATCGGTTGCTTTAGATTCTTGTCCTCAAAGAAGAGGGGTTTGTACGCGTGTTTACACTACTACACCAAAAAAACCAAACTCTGCAATGCGTAAAGTAGCGCGTGTACGTTTGACAAATGGTAATGAAGTGAATGCCTACATCCCTGGAGAAGGACACAATTTACAAGAGCACTCGATAGTATTAGTTAGAGGTGGAAGGGTAAAAGATTTACCAGGTGTTAGATATCACATCGTTCGTGGTGCCCTTGATACGTCAGGAGTAGCAGGAAGAACGCAAAGAAGATCTAAGTACGGTGCTAAACGCCCAAAAGAAGCAAAAAAGTAATTTAAAACGTTAGGAGTTAGAAGTTAATAGTTATGTATTTACATCTGAATGTTTTTCAGGACTTGTGATACAAAACAGGTAGCGTATGACTTATAATTTTTTATTAAAAAAAAGACATGAGAAAAAGAGCGGCAAAAAAGAGACCACTTTTACCAGATCCAAGGTTTAATGACCAATTGGTAACACGTTTTGTGAATAACCTAATGTGGGATGGTAAGAAATCAACAGCTTTTAAAGTTTTTTATGATGCAATTGACATCATTGAGGCTAAAAAGCAGGATGCAGAAAAACCTTCATTGGAAATATGGAAAGACGCCTTGACAAACGTTATGCCTCACGTAGAAGTACGTAGTCGTAGAGTTGGTGGAGCAACATTCCAAATTCCTATGCAAATTAGACCAGACAGAAAAATCTCTATGGCTATGAAATGGTTGATTCTTTATTCAAGAAGAAGAAACGAAAAATCAATGGCGCAAAGATTAGCTTCGGAATGTTTAGCTGCGGCTAAAGAAGAAGGTGCTGCTGTTAAGAAAAGAATGGATACTCACAAAATGGCAGAAGCTAACAAAGCTTTCTCTCACTTTAGATTTTAATTCTTAAGAAATGGCTAGAGAACTTAAATATACAAGAAACATAGGAATTGCTGCTCATATTGATGCTGGTAAAACAACGACAACTGAGCGTATATTATTCTATACAGGAAAATCACACAAAATTGGTGAAGTGCACGATGGTGCTGCAACAATGGACTGGATGGCACAAGAGCAAGAAAGAGGTATTACAATTACTTCTGCTGCTACAACTTGTGAATGGAATTTTCCAACTACTCAAGGTAAAGTTTTACCTGAGACATTACCTTACCACTTTAATATTATCGATACCCCGGGACACGTTGACTTTACAGTTGAAGTAAACCGTTCGTTACGTGTTCTTGATGGATTAGTTTTCTTGTTTAGTGCTGTTGATGGTGTTGAGCCTCAATCAGAGACTAACTGGAGATTAGCTGATCAATATAAAGTACCACGTATTGGATTCGTTAATAAAATGGACAGACAAGGATCTAACTTTTTGATGGTATGTCAACAAGTAAGAGATATGTTGAAATCTAATGCTGTTGCGATTACTTTGCCAATAGGTGAAGAGAATGATTTCAGAGGTGTTGTGGATTTGGTAAGAAACCAAGCTATTGTTTGGGATGATGCAGGTATGGGAGCAACTTATGAAGTTGTAGATATTCCTGCTGATATGATTGATGAAGTAAAAGAATACAGAGATATTCTTATCGAGGCAGTAGCTGATTATGATGAGAATTTGCTTGATAAATACATGGAAAATCCTGATTCTATTACAGAAGAAGAGATTAACATTGCATTAAGAGCGGCTGTAATGGATATGGCTATCATTCCTATGATTGCTGGTTCATCATTTAAAAATAAAGGTGTTCAGTTCATGTTAGATGCAGTATGTAAATACTTGCCATCTCCAATGGATAAAGATGGTATCGAAGGGATTCATCCTGATGATGCTGAGCTTTTAGAAGAAGATCAAACTAAAATTTTGCGTAAGCCAGATGTTAAAGAGCCATTCGCTGCTTTGGCATTTAAGATTGCTACTGACCCATTCGTAGGTCGTTTGGCTTTCTTCCGTGCTTATTCAGGACGTTTAGATGCTGGTTCTTATGTTTTGAACACACGTTCAGGAAACAAAGAAAGAATTTCTCGTATCTACCAAATGCATGCTAACAAGCAAAATCCAATCGATTATATCGAAGCTGGAGATATTGGAGCAGCAGTTGGATTTAAAGATATTAAAACTGGAGATACATTGTGTGATGAGAAGTACCCAATCATTCTTGAGTCTATGAAATTCCCTGCGCCAGTAATTGGTATCGCTATTGAGCCTAAAACAAAAGCTGACGTAGATAAAATGGGTATGGCTTTGGCTAAACTTGCTGAAGAGGATCCTACATTTACTGTAAGAACTGATGAGGCTTCTGGTCAAACTATTATCTCTGGTATGGGTGAGCTTCACTTAGATATCTTAGTAGATCGTATGAGACGTGAATTCAAAGTTGAAGTAAACCAAGGTGAGCCTCAAGTTGAATATAAAGAAGCTTTTACAAAATCTGCA encodes the following:
- a CDS encoding SusC/RagA family TonB-linked outer membrane protein, whose translation is MKLKFSRILVLFLVLTTQFIIAQERVVSGVVSDDTGLPLPGVSILVKGTKTGTQTNFDGKYSIKATPKQVIIFSYIGMETKEVTASSATINAKLVSTAVQLEGAVVTAFGIKKQKRALAAGTSIVTGKELTEVNNTNVFESLSGKIAGVDITAPAQVGASSKVVIRGFNSLSNSSPLYVIDGTPINNTTSSSSETSATRTYDAGTGIGDVDPNNIESMTVLKGAAASALYGSRASNGVIIITTKSGKNNQKLTVELSSSSDFSEVARVPHLQNGYGQGWAGKSWSSWSNSTNTASNENGSWGPAYNGEIRLHGAVIDSGQQIKPYVAQENNIKDFFTIGHTFTNSVRLSGGGENSNFSINYTDVNSDGIIPTDADAYLRRTVGINAGVNGKKLSVRTSINYVKKDQNVVNTGQGSASGQGNTVMQELLQIPRDISVVDQKDYINNPYATNDNFLTPYASNPYFTVSENSTKIDGNRVYGNVSIDYKFNEKLSLSHQLGGDYGVEKLKSYGAIINYTPGSAQANAATIPTVGGVTENTRENVQFDSNTILSYNTTINDDINITSFVGFNANQRKASLLQATITNLDIPGFYELSNSSVKPQVTQQNSFRKSFGAFGSIETAYKNRYFLTVTARNDWSSTLPQGNNSYFYSSAALSAIVLDQQDYFLKLRASYAEIGKDTDVYKTQSSLIQGNSSLGFGNIFLPIGGVNGYEAASNLGNNQLVPERTNEIEFGFETSLFNKRVFLDGSFYSRTTNDLLFSRPLPTSSGYTSQTANILDVRNRGVELLLNVIPVKTKDFKWDITTTFTKNEGEVLSIAGGLDKINLASNYGVTFNAVKGQPLGVFSAKVPVVNEQGQYVVDATTGFYKVTNDEQNIGNAQRKFVMGLKNVFTYKNLALAMGLDWKQGGKMYSYTKRLSNFTGNGIETTYNGRNTFIVPNSVNEVVNATGVVTGYTENTKPVGFTSVTDFYNTSNNPGIEQSHVIDKTFVRLRDVSLTYTFDSSLVKRLGLSRASFSLYGKNLALWTPKDNPYVDPELSTFGTGLLSEQGEFGGNPSQRSYGASIKLTF
- the rlmB gene encoding 23S rRNA (guanosine(2251)-2'-O)-methyltransferase RlmB, producing MEKEHQIFGIRAIIEAIQAGATVDKVYIQKEASGELMKDLMKVLKRGNINFSYVPVEKLNRLTPNNHQGAVASVSPISFFDLETLIETVLENGKAPLFLILDQISDARNFGAIIRTAECTGVNGIIVQKSGSAPVNGDTVKTSAGAVFNIPICKVEHIKDAIFLLQASGIKTVAATEKTDKNIFEISLTEGVAIIMGSEDRGVNPSVLKIVDEKAKLPMFGTIGSLNVSVACGAFLYEAVRQRQ
- a CDS encoding SusD/RagB family nutrient-binding outer membrane lipoprotein; translated protein: MKKFISTILVIAATFTACNTDLDINSDPDSLNPASAPLSAQLPAGITGIIGPEGASLAIIGGMWSQYWTQSNSANQFKNVDNYSIGTSDYNYAWDAMYDALGDIRNIKRNALAQENWNYYLIATVLEVQASQVLTDFYGSIPYKEANDISNLTPKFNTGEEVYTFMIEDLNLALSKDLSTSKGIAPSKDDLIFAGNMTKWTKFANTLKLKVFMRQSNSSRSAIASAGITAMITAGTQFLTEDAGMNQFKDEVNQSNPLFEFNNRKLNVATNLRMSTTLASYLDLNADARKASYYLEGNSLNQGDYSSTVGAGTIAIVNLSASTPAFLMSTEESYFLQAEAMVRYNAGTGAKALYDAGVQANFARYKIAEKAVTPTALLAGAYEFPNAGTLEQKIEAIITQKWVASFPGNGYEAFFEKNRTGYPKTSAVYQTNASYVPGQFVYSLNGATDGKFPQRLAYPLTERNANPNVPTLLPITTAIWWK
- a CDS encoding immunoglobulin-like domain-containing protein codes for the protein MRKLIIAIFIASSLFTACTNVETENLSAITYFPVFTISGANPYFVEQGTTYVEPGAVAKAGATIVPTITTAVGKYRGTTTLDTSKIDEYEVTYSATNVDGFVGKGSRKVIIYKTGNLVNSIEGVYTSTILRNGVNGGDSYIDIKYIYIWKKADGTYQISDSFGGWYEFGRAIAHSESPGGIINAVDIPTNNFTFPGTHSNAYFGGTVKITGLTVNPTTKQLVMTTTWVTGDTTYNFLATLTQVQL
- a CDS encoding lipid-binding protein; this translates as MKILKNNIIKLLFGLLIFASFTSCDEGGNPDAGGTTTEAYAGDWFITITDAAGKVQVDHALHATYNTAANDNTMWVDDWTDKPKNKPVGWYLMSKITVNLENGTFSAPSQANLNDPGSTVTITDGKFEKGAGLSKSGKAVDKISFKATFSYAPSDVLTFTGVKRTGFLEDEY